ggaaggcatgatcggtaagctcgtggtgccgggaaggcatgagcggaagctcggggtgccgcgaaggcatgagcggtaagctcgtggtgccgggaaggcatgagcggaagctcggggtgccgggaaggcatgagcggaagctcggggtgccgggaaggcatgagagggaagctcgtgagcggaagctcgtgggtgctgggaaggcatgagcggaagctcggggtgccgcgaaggcatgagcgggaagctcgtgagcggaagctcgtgggtgccgggaaggcatgagcggaagctcggggtgccgcgaaggcatgagcggtaagctcgtggtgccgggaaggcatgagtgggaagctcgtgagcggaagctcgtgggtgccgggaaggcatgagcggaagctcggggtgccgggaaggcattaacgggtagctcgacggtgatgccctgaggcatgagcgtgaccgttgctaattatgttgggctgtatgcacaagtccccgaagtccccagtcaaggagggtgttcttgcgggttgataccaaagcgtagttTTATGccatatatcaagcataattagtgcgagtgcgtcgtccatctagaattgttagagcgaacgcttttgccctttcgggtgggcccctgctaggccctgcgaggagtcccccactcctggctatagacctccggatggtcggaaaattgtttgatgaggggagctgcgcggagcagagggtgttgggtagcgagcccaatctttggtacccaagcgtcggggttaactgccggatcaatggctgccgtgggctgtgttaactagtccctagctgttttctcgaaggagaaacttgactgcaatgccgagtagcggtcattgtcattatgaggcgttacCTTACCGCCTGGCGGTTTGGTttaaaaaatgataaacacatagagcaagtaataaaattttgtttgagtgtcccatacttatttaattgggttgcaattaaaatagaagcatggcatatgtgtatagtatgtacttgtaatgtggatgctaatatcatttttgcatttttgtagatatgctaaaggatcattgagatcggtatgtgaagcatggcatatctagtatgtgagatctagaaagtgttgccaaatctacgaaatgttgttggcatgctcaaaagtttATGTAAGCATGCAAAAGcgtatcaagtgtgatatattgtaggcatgtttagaagtagtaaaagcatggtattggcatggtagtagctctaattgcaagagcgtaaaaATAAGAGGAAGGCACTTATCTTGGGCCggtttggaggctagcggagttggccgagcatgacgATCCATTGCTTGGCGGATTTATAAAATCGACACCAATAATTTGCATGTGTACTGTCATGATGAAGTGTGCGAATAATACGTATACACTTGAAGTATTGATTTTGAATATAAGGCAATCTCCGATAGGAATAATTTGAACCTCCGCAAATCAAAAGTAAATTATTAGTATGAGTCTATAACTTACCACAATAATATCATTAGTTTAAGTAAGCTTATGAGGTAGACAAAGTGACTTTGTCATTATGAGCAAGTTTAGCACACAAGCAGTGGTTTAAATTAAAGAATTCTCAAGAAGAGGTAGTGTACCAAGCAAAGTCTTTTGCTGATATGTATGTGGATGGTGAGCAGATCGTAAACTTGGACATAAAGATAAGATGTAGACAGATCTTATATATGCAATGATTATTGACATAAAGAAGATATGAACTTCTGACCAAACCCACCTTAATTTAAGATGCCAAGATGGTGCAAGCTAATGTTGGAGTTATGTGCATGCAAAAGGTTTGATTGACAAACAATGTTATCAAAACATTTGTGAGACTGCACGTAGCATGTCCATTATGAGATTTTGCATGTTTTAGTGTGATACCGTGAGGAAAAAATTGATGCTGCAAATAACATATATTTCTCCATGTGAATGCTTGTAAAACATTTAAGTGATTCATATGCCGAGTGTAGGTGTCTAGCATGTATGAGCAGCAGACAATACGTGGGCAGAGAATTGGGATAAGGCGGCTAATCTTCTCTGTCATGTTTCTAATGGTAACGACAAGCGTGGTGTGCATATGGCCATTAGGTAACTAAGTACTGACCAGGTGtctaatatatataaacaccAGATGTATGAACTATGAAGACTAGCTGTGTGGCTGAAACATGCTCTGCTTTATGTGGGGTTCATATATATGAACTTAAGCATATATATACTGATATAAAGCTATGTATGAATGACGGAATAAAGCGAAGATGTGAGGTGTCCCGCTGAGAGCTTGAGCATATGTATGCCACACAATTTATTCATAAATTAATGCAGTGCATGTATAAAGTACTGATAAATATATGCATTATGCCCACAAGCCGACAATTATAATATGCGTTCTTGCTCTTAAAGATAAGAGTTACTCTGTTTCGCAAATGAGCGTGTTGACTGCGTAAGAGTGAGAACAGCGAGAAACTTAGCTTATATGGTTGGTCTGGCCGCAGGTGAAGTCTGTTCTGGTGAAAGCAATGTTTGAATCAGGAAACTCAGAGTTGCTGCTCAGGGAAGAGACGAGTCGAGACGCCAGTACTTGGGTGTGAAGAGAAGATCAAGCGGTGATTGGCTATTGGAGCTCAGCGGAGGTTTTGTGCTCAGAGGAGGCTTGACATGTGAGGTCAGCGGAGACCCAAAGATCAGCGGGGACAGCAGACGTAGAGTTCAGCGGAGCTCCAAAGAAGGTTTGCTTTGATCAAATGTTAGGTGTTGGAGCTCGTTATGCTTGCTGTTGCTTGGCGGTGGCAGAGGGGTGCCTAGCGGTTGGCTGGGTTTTGCTCAGCGGTGGTTGGATGAGTTCCCGCTGGAGATCGGCGGTGCTGCAACCTGGCGGTGTCGCAATCCGCTGACGGAGATTAGCGGAAGAAACCTTTCGCTGATTGTGGTTAGCGGAGCCGTTGAGGTTAGCGGGGCTGGCTACCGCTGCTGGTTCAGGATAGGCGCTGCCACGCTCGCGCTCGACAAAAGCTTGGCGGAGGTAGTTGGGCGGTGGTGTCTAGCGGTGGTCCTGGAACTCAGCGGAGGCCGGCGGAGCGGAGCCTAGTCTAGCGGTGTATAGTCCGGCGGTGAAGACCAGCAGTGGTGAGGCTGGCGGAGCGGAGCAAAGGTTGCTGACCGCTGGGCATAGCTAGCGGTGGTGTGCCGCTAGTGTTGATGATCGAAGAATAGCCATGGGTGCCCATATCAATTGCAGTTTGATGTTTTGTGGCCGGCGGTGAGGCTTGGCTTGCGGTGGCAGCGAAGCTTGCTGGTTGTGCCAGTAAGGCTTTGGCGGTGCCTAGCGGAGTTTTACCCGCTGAAGAAGTGTGGCGGAGAGGAGCTTTCGGACATGAGCGAATCATGGACAGCGGAGCTCTTGGCCAGCGGAGCCTTTGTCCAGCGGAGCGGACCCCTTGACCAGCGGTGAAACTTCACGATGAAGTTCGGCGGTGGAGCTCGAATGTGAAGCTATCCGGCGGTGAAGCGTAGCGGAGTTCTGGCTAGCGGTGAAGCTCGGCATGGGGACTTGGAGGCTGTTTAGCGATGAAGTCCAGCGGGCATGGCCAGCGGTGATGTTCGGCGGAGCTTGGTTGGCGGTGTAGCCTAGCGAAGGCCTGCCGGCGGAGGTGGCTAGCGGTGTACAGTGTGGCGGTTGATGTATGATTCGAAGAATGaacatgggtgcccagagaagttttctgggtgtccaaagtagtgagcggcaaaattttttttttttttcttttttgggtgtAGCGTTGACTACTTGAGCTGGCGTTGACTTTTCTTTAACTTGAAACCCTGTAACTTAGCCAGCATTGGGAACAAATTTATGTTGAAAAAATTTTGTTACCGCCATGGATGGGGCTGGGTGCCATGCTTGCCAGCAATTTATATAATAAttcaaaggaaaaaagaagatggCAGTGAGCAATTTTGATAActcaaagaagagaagaaataacTCTTTTGAGCTTCGttaagatgacttaactcaatggtaagtgacgaagcctttgtgttggcttcccacagacggcgccaatgttaatgcttgtatccgttggggatctaattaacgataagtgagagagagagagagagagatagtgacacaagatgtatagtggttcgcttcccgccttagcgggaaactacgtccacttgaatgtttaactagtgtgtcgagcctcgCGGCCCAAGcgcattacaaagtgtgtaatggagtggagatggaatggtgtttaagtgggaggaagcattccttttataggtgaaggaagccatctcctttacattttcttagatgtgggacaagcaaagataactattctagtgtagaaatgcctagtgtggaggcaacttggcaaggccggaaaggtggcttcccggcgacggatttgagacttccggataccgtagcgtagcttgaacataggacTACAAGATGGATGtcgcggttgggccttgccatgtctcgtggatgtcccaaagtgggtgttacttatgcttggtgatgtagagaactagcttgctagtgtaggtataaacaGGTAGAATTTTCTCATTCCATGGAGAATGTACCCTTAAACAGTAGAGGTCCCTTGAGGCATTAATTTAAgtattttgttttgaattaaaaaaaaaaaatcagtattttgtgaatgaaaaaaaaagaaaaagaaaaaggtttgttttgtaaataaattcaaatttaaataaaatatctAAGTTATAATTTTAATGAGTCGGTGGCCAAATATTATTACCGTTGGGAGCCCCAATCCGATCAAGAGAAGGATAGACGGAATCCCCCTTCTATATATTCCTAATCCTAATCTCCACTTTCCAATTCTTTGTTTGTTATCAATCTCTGATTCTctgctcttctcttctcttgtcTTAGGAAAGTTTCCCAATTCTCGATCTCTAGGCTCTAGCTGTTTGTTCTTCGTTCATTACTTTCGATCTCCGTTTTCTTCCATGGCGCGGGCGATCCCGTTTTCTTCCATGGCGGCGGCGATCCAGAAGAAACCAGAGTCGCTCCAGTACTGGAGGGATTTCTTTGCCACTGCAAACAACTCCTCCACCATTTTCGATATTCTCGACCACGCCATCACCGTCGCCGCCTCTGATTTCCCGGAGGAGTTCACTCGCCAGAGGACTCGAATTCTCGATTCGATTCAACGTTTGGGTTTGGGCGGCGGCTCGGATCTAGGGTTTTGTGCTGGTGCTGCATCTGGAAGTTCTGGGTCCGATCAAAAGGCTGAGCAGCCTTCAAAGCCATCGCTCAAAATACGCATAAAGATCGTGAAGCGAAATGTTGATGGTACCCTGATCGAACCCAGTTCAGATGAAGGGAAATTGATCGAGCCCTGTTCTCATGATCTGATCAAGCCCGCCGCACCCTGTGTTGGTGTTGGTGATCAAGCAAAATCGATCAAGCCCTGTTCTCATGATCTGATCAAGCCCGCCGCACCCTGTGTTGGTGTTGGTGATCAAGCAAAATCGATCAAGCCAAAGCAGCCGTGTTTGGATGAAGCGGCTATTGAGGCCAAGCTTCAGGCCACAAAGAGAAAGCTCCACGATCGATATCAAGAAATCGAGAACCATAAGAGGCAGAGGAGGATACAAGTCTTAAACCATCTTCCCAGGCAAGACTTCAGGATTCGATGCCCTGCTAAACCCAGACTTGGAAACCATTGGAAACCAGTACAACAAAAAATcagaacataaaaaaaaaaaataataataataaaaaataaaaataaaataaaaaataaaataaaaaatctgaaATGTTGACAAtattaatatgaaaaaaaattactctaTCAAGGCTTGACAAGATTTGAAATCAATGTAAAAGAAAGTCCAAAAATCATACCTCAAGTCCCAATAAAATGAATAGAGCGAGTTAACAATACTGGACAAAAGCCTAAGCGCCTGATAAACATTAATCACATGACAGTATTGGCAGAAAAAAGGACATGATTATATTGAACAAGCAATGAACTAAAAGTTGCATAACACAAGTGACTTCTACAGACACAAGTACATATGAAGAGTTGCTTATAAGTGTCAGTTTTGCAGATACATTTGCTCAAATTTTGCAGTACAATGGTGAATTATTTGTCTTCATGAGATTAAGATCAAAAGGATTAACTAGTCCAATGCTCAAATTTTGATGTTTCACCATTAATCGAGACAGTCTGATTATATGCAttgaaaatcattttcaaaTAATGACGCAATTCATTGACTGACTTACCTGGACATGAAGACTTAGAAAGTGAAGAGGCCAAGAATGCAGGGCACTGTGTTGAAATAGTGCACAATTGTGGCTTGACATTATCTGAATACTGAAAATTTATAATTGAAAACGATATCAATAACTTGATATTTAGGCTACTTAGCATATAAGACTAACtacttttttgaattttgaggaTTGGAAATTCATTGCCTCTTGCTTTATTGAGTTCAATTGAGAGTCTGAGAGCAGAATTCTTATGTTTTGCTTGCTTCATCATATGAATTTATATTTGTGATTGTGGTTGATAGTTGACAGTTGAAGAAATTGTCCATTCTAGTTAAACAGCTATAGTGGTTCAAAAGACAATGTAGAGATAACTCGACATCAAGATTTACGTAGAAACAAGAAAAGGCCAGTGGCGTTGCATATATGCTATAAAGTGGCTCCGCCACTGGCTGGCCATTAGTATGATGTGAATCACCAAATCTAAACCCAACCATATCACATCAAGGAGATTAACCTGCAGTACTAagaccaaaacaaaaagaaaaaaaaaaaccggcaATAtattttcaccaaaaaaaattgagtgaatcaatataattttttatatcAATGTATCTACAATGGTTTTGATTTTCACTTTCATCGGCCAGGTGGGTTGTAATCGACGCAAATAATACCTGGCAAACAATAAGACCTCAAAATGCtcagtttacatcaaaaattcAGAAACCAtctataaattttcaacaaatGAGCATTTTAAAGGCATCTTAAAGGCTGCAAGGTCTTCAATGACTTGTACAGACTCCGGCCGTGCTTCAGCATATTTCAAGTCTGTTTTGCATCCCCAAACACGAATTGCAAGTCAGTCTCCGACACTTGGGAGATGACTGTTGCAAATTTGTTTTGTACCAGTTCATGACATCGTCCTTCTGAATGCTTCTTAATCGTTCTGCTTCCTGTTTTGTATAGTCAGACATATACTTGCAGATCAACATTTAATAACCTGTTAAGTGTAACTGACATAAACAAGCCCAAAACCAACAAGGTATTCTTATCTATATGAAACTTAAAAATCAGACATAGAGTGGATAGCAGGGATGAATAACTAAGCATATCATGAAACAATCAGAAATTGGCATGAAACTTTTGGTTGTTTTCAGAATCTTTGACAACAGAGCTGGAAGCTTGTCATTGAAACCGTAGACCTTTAGCTCCAGCTTGTCAGTCGATACAGATACCAAAGTTTCCAGCTTGGCAACACTAGCCTACATGCACGTATAAGTCAATGAGGACAACctgaccaatatttttctacAAAATTGAGTATAACCTTCATAGACATCGATAATCGTTTCTTTAGTTCTCAAAATTAGCTATGCAAGGCTGGGCAAGACTACCATTATAAATTAAATTCAAGATCAATATAAGTGAGTTGTCAAGAATGGACAGAGAACACATTTGTAATTTATAACTTGTATGATAAAAGGTAACAGCAGGTACTTTATTTAGAAGTTACCTAAActgattttctaatttttaaGTCTGTACTATAAGTTACTATAGAATTCAACTTCCTCTAGTGCACAAACTTGGATGCAAAAAAGCATTAAGCCCCAGCCATTAAAACTAAACCACAAAATCCACTAGTCAATATGAGATGAGGCAATAACCTGATAGGCAATCTCATTCAGCTTATCTTTGAGGAGGGATATTATAGTTCAGTCAAGACACAACTCTTCACATTATCATATCCACCCTTGGGATTTATGCAGAAATAAGTATTTTGCCCGTGGAAGTTTTCAAGTACAATCAAGTTTGTACCAGAATTTCACCAATGGCTCATCCAATATACATATCGGAGAAGCTGTATCTGTAGTATCAAGACCATCAGAACAAACGGAAAAATCAGTAGGAATGAACTCATTCTTTTCTGGGAGATGCAATGAAACATCAATTTCTGGATGGTCCTTCCACAAATCTATCAAAGATGGAGATACATCTTCCTCAGTATAAAGTGACCCAAACCAAGGTTCGCACTGGAAATCTGAAACAGTTAAAACAAATACATGGAAATGTCAACGCTTAAAATTTGTTTCACTTAGTATAACCCAGAAAACAAATGCTTATGGCATGATTTAACATATAAATAGACAGAGAAATCATGGTTCACTCTGAGTCACAAATAATAAAATTACAAGGATAACACGAAAAGACCATCTATGAGACACTTTTTATATTGATGCAATGAGAAACACAATCTAAGAACACCAAAACAGTAAGATAGAACAAGATATATAAGTAGcatccttcttctttttggcaTAAGAGACAAATATTACCTTTCTGACTTAAATGAGGGCTTTGATACAACATCAATCCTCATGTTTTCTGGTCTAAggaaatcaagaacatattctCATCCCAAATCTTGTATGCATAGGACGCATAAATAACATGTTCTGCTACATAAATTAGTAAATTTCATGCAACATAAAGACGTTTTGACATTAGTCAACAAGACATAATATTCTAAGCTATGTATTTTATCAGGGGTGAATCTGGTGATACTATCTTTTAGATGAAAAGATGTGCAATTTCAATAACAAAAGAAACCTGCAAGTTCTGAGGCATATAATCATCCTGAGGCTGCTCCTCTGCAAATCTAAATCCCAGTATCCTGCAGTTCCTTAAATATCCATTGTTGTGGGGACACTTGATGCAATAAATTTATGTATTGGTAGACCAAGCCAATTGTATAAAAAATCTGCAAGTATCATAGATGGAAAATGAGAAGTAACAAAGATGGAGCAGATTTTGATTCACTGGATATGTTCAAACAGTAAATTAACTGATGTTTTACCAATACCATGCATATCAAGAGAACATTGAGGCGTGCATTTATAAAACCAATAATTTCTCAAAAATTTATGTAGGATTGCAATATCATAGACTAATGTTTACTCCCATGACAATAGACAGACAGAAATGGAATAGTTATTCTTCTACCCACCAAAAAAAGGAGTTATTGTTCTAACAAAAGATTCTTGAAGATAAAATAGAGATGCTACCTTATCCAATCCAGAGACCAGAGTCAGTGAGATGAATGTCCGTGCGAAAGAcataaaccaaaaaagaaaaatgatgcaTCCCGTCATCCCCAACACCAGCAGCCAGAGATGTTGCCCACCCTTTAACTTTGAAATAGGAATGCAAACTTCCCCTGCCCTCTGGAAAACACAAAACATAGTGCTCAGTGTTAAAAGTCAGAAAACCACTTTATAGTTGGACGACAAACGATCAGAAGCACACAAGAGCAACAAAATCTAATGCAGGACAGATGCCAGTCAAAAGAAATATACTACACAAAAGGTGATAGCAAAGAAGCATTCAAGCTCCTTCCTTGGATCTAAGCTAACTTAAAATTTTCAGAGATGTCTACTTCAAGGAGTCACAAGACTCATAACTACTGCCTTTtccttaaaaaggaaaataaaattctCAACTTCACATTCTTTTATCCAATAAAAACACCTTGCGCCCTCCATAGGAACAACAAATAAAACTAATTAATAATGGTCATCTTACCAAGGAGATGAGATAAATATTCTTCTGATTTCTTTAAATACTCTTGACGAAGGCATGGCAATGTCCATGTTAAGTGGAGTATACGAACATCTTTAACAGCCCCTAGCCTGTAAAGTTTTCCAACTTTCCAAATTGGACCTTCAGCCTTGAATTCCAGATTTACTGGGGGACCTTTTTTGACTTTACCAAACAATTTCAAAACCCAATTCTCAAGTACATCAAGAGATTCCACATCGAGTacaatatcacaatgaatatatattttgatatgTCCGGGGAATTAAAAAGCAAGATATTATATGTCAATGTAATAACAATGGCTCAATAAACGCATACAAAATTCCATCTACATTATAATAACAACTGTCAAAACACTATGATTTCTAACTGCCCAAGGCCTCATTGAAAAGTGCtagtgaaattattttcggaTTCAAAAGCCAAAATATACCCTAGATCTCTCCAGCACTTTTGCCTATTTGGAATTCCCACTGTGATTTCTAACGGCCCAAACGCCTCATCCATAAGTGCtagtgaaattattttcggTTTCATAGGCCAAAGAGTACCACAGATCTCTCCAGCGCGTTGCCTATTTAGAATTCCGGGGTATCAGAATACTCGCTATGAACACCATTACTGACAAACCCACAATGCTTGATTGTGTTCTCCAACATCAACCTCTGGTCCTCTACAAGTTCCCAGAATCAAATATGATGATCAACAAAAAGAATCCCTAGCCTAACAAATGTAATCTGATTGAAATTTACTAAGCAAATTTAAATTTTCTGCTACTGGCATATCTTTTATTCAACTTTCAAAAGACAAtggtaaaaacaaagaaaacaacaagACATAGAGATGAAAA
This portion of the Rosa chinensis cultivar Old Blush chromosome 1, RchiOBHm-V2, whole genome shotgun sequence genome encodes:
- the LOC121052248 gene encoding uncharacterized protein LOC121052248 isoform X2, giving the protein MARAIPFSSMAAAIQKKPESLQYWRDFFATANNSSTIFDILDHAITVAASDFPEEFTRQRTRILDSIQRLGLGGGSDLGFCAGAASGSSGSDQKAEQPSKPSLKIRIKIVKRNVDGTLIEPSSDEGKLIEPCSHDLIKPAAPCVGVGVGDQAPRSISRNREP
- the LOC121052248 gene encoding uncharacterized protein LOC121052248 isoform X1; amino-acid sequence: MARAIPFSSMAAAIQKKPESLQYWRDFFATANNSSTIFDILDHAITVAASDFPEEFTRQRTRILDSIQRLGLGGGSDLGFCAGAASGSSGSDQKAEQPSKPSLKIRIKIVKRNVDGTLIEPSSDEGKLIEPCSHDLIKPAAPCVGVGDQAKSIKPCSHDLIKPAAPCVGVGDQAPRSISRNREP